Proteins from one Thaumasiovibrio subtropicus genomic window:
- the hemE gene encoding uroporphyrinogen decarboxylase, with product MTELKNDRYLRALLKQPVDHTPVWMMRQAGRYLPEYKATRAQAGDFMSLCKNAELACEVTLQPLRRFPLDAAILFSDILTIPDAMGLGLYFETGEGPKFERPITCKADVDKIGNPDPEGELQYVMNAVRTIRKGLNGDVPLIGFSGSPWTLATYMVEGGSSKAFTKIKKMMYAEPQTLHLLLDKLADSVIDYLNAQIKAGAQSVMVFDTWGGVLTPRDYNEFSLRYMHKIVDGLVRENEGRRVPVTLFTKNGGMWLEQIAATGCDGVGLDWTINIADAKARIGDKVALQGNMDPSMLYAQPDRIRQEVATILAGFGEGSGHVFNLGHGIHLDVPPENAGVFVEAVHELSKPYHQ from the coding sequence ATGACAGAACTAAAAAACGACCGTTATTTACGTGCTTTGCTCAAGCAACCTGTTGACCACACGCCAGTATGGATGATGCGTCAGGCTGGTCGTTATCTGCCAGAATATAAAGCAACCCGTGCTCAAGCTGGTGACTTTATGTCGCTGTGTAAAAATGCAGAGCTAGCGTGTGAAGTCACATTACAGCCCCTGCGTCGTTTTCCCCTTGATGCGGCCATTCTGTTTTCTGATATTTTAACCATTCCTGATGCGATGGGGCTTGGCCTCTACTTTGAAACAGGCGAGGGGCCGAAATTTGAACGTCCAATCACCTGTAAAGCGGATGTCGATAAAATTGGTAATCCCGATCCAGAGGGTGAACTGCAGTATGTCATGAATGCTGTGCGCACGATTCGTAAAGGTTTGAATGGTGATGTGCCACTGATTGGTTTCTCAGGTAGCCCTTGGACACTCGCCACGTACATGGTGGAGGGGGGAAGTTCAAAAGCCTTTACCAAGATTAAGAAGATGATGTACGCCGAGCCACAAACGCTCCACCTACTACTCGATAAACTTGCGGATAGTGTTATTGATTACCTGAATGCGCAGATCAAAGCCGGTGCGCAATCTGTCATGGTATTTGATACTTGGGGTGGTGTGCTAACGCCGCGTGACTACAATGAGTTTTCATTGCGTTACATGCATAAAATCGTTGATGGTTTGGTACGTGAGAATGAAGGGCGTCGTGTACCTGTGACCTTGTTTACCAAAAATGGTGGAATGTGGTTAGAGCAAATTGCAGCGACTGGGTGTGACGGTGTTGGTCTTGATTGGACGATTAATATTGCCGATGCCAAAGCACGTATTGGAGATAAAGTTGCCCTGCAAGGTAACATGGACCCATCAATGCTTTACGCGCAACCCGATCGTATTCGTCAGGAGGTTGCCACTATCTTGGCTGGTTTTGGTGAAGGTAGCGGCCATGTCTTTAATCTCGGGCATGGGATTCATTTGGATGTGCCGCCCGAGAATGCAGGGGTCTTTGTCGAAGCCGTCCATGAGCTCTCAAAGCCCTATCATCAATGA
- the nudC gene encoding NAD(+) diphosphatase: MSQFEQKQTNAYWCIVHDRNIALIDNQLPYASAKSLGFAEENAVSVGVFEGDPVYWIESDRLPEHAHFQPLRGLLAEDAALFQLAGRAMQLSHMKSTQKFCGLCGGRTRFRQDLVAMACDSCGQWHYPRVSPCIIVAVRRGGEILLAQHPRHRNGMYTILAGFVEAGETLEQCVAREVKEETGIEVKNIRYVASQPWAFPSNLMMGFIADYAGGDLAPDYSELSDARWCQEDDLPPLAPVGTIARRLIEDTLAAIRQDRI, from the coding sequence ATGTCACAGTTTGAACAAAAGCAGACAAATGCGTATTGGTGCATTGTACACGATAGAAATATCGCGCTTATTGATAATCAACTTCCTTATGCATCTGCAAAAAGCCTAGGTTTTGCAGAGGAAAATGCTGTTTCTGTTGGTGTTTTTGAGGGCGACCCCGTGTATTGGATCGAGTCAGATCGTCTGCCAGAGCATGCACACTTTCAACCGCTGCGTGGATTATTAGCAGAGGATGCCGCTTTGTTTCAGCTTGCAGGACGGGCAATGCAGTTGAGTCATATGAAATCAACGCAGAAGTTCTGTGGACTCTGTGGTGGAAGGACAAGGTTCCGGCAAGATTTGGTTGCAATGGCGTGTGATAGCTGTGGTCAGTGGCACTATCCGCGGGTATCCCCTTGTATCATTGTCGCCGTTCGGCGGGGTGGGGAAATACTTTTAGCGCAACATCCTCGTCATCGCAATGGCATGTACACTATCTTGGCAGGCTTTGTTGAGGCTGGGGAAACGCTAGAGCAATGTGTCGCTAGGGAAGTGAAAGAAGAGACAGGGATAGAAGTAAAGAACATACGTTATGTGGCTAGCCAGCCTTGGGCGTTTCCATCCAATCTCATGATGGGATTTATTGCAGACTATGCTGGTGGCGACCTTGCGCCAGACTATAGTGAGTTATCAGATGCGCGTTGGTGTCAGGAAGATGATCTTCCACCACTGGCGCCTGTCGGTACCATCGCGCGTCGTTTGATCGAAGATACATTGGCGGCGATCCGCCAAGATCGCATTTGA
- the rsd gene encoding sigma D regulator, with the protein MLSKFEQVQQQWGGNSDVIDQWLLNRQQLLTDYCKLVGLPPYEQAARQLPSSSQLELFCGQLVDYISAGHFKIYNMVMDRWNQTGFKATPEMTYTYEQIMATTDPLLNFNDKYAEVSEDDPLEDFDPDISAMGEMMEKRFDFEDQLIQLITESLMKPPGA; encoded by the coding sequence ATGCTAAGCAAGTTTGAACAAGTACAACAACAATGGGGCGGTAACAGTGACGTGATCGATCAATGGCTGCTCAACAGACAACAACTGCTTACCGATTATTGTAAGCTTGTCGGTCTGCCACCTTATGAGCAAGCTGCCCGTCAGTTGCCTTCGTCTTCTCAACTCGAGCTCTTTTGCGGCCAGCTCGTCGATTATATCTCTGCTGGTCATTTCAAAATCTACAACATGGTCATGGATCGTTGGAACCAAACTGGGTTTAAGGCGACACCGGAGATGACATATACCTATGAGCAGATCATGGCAACAACGGATCCTTTGCTCAATTTCAATGATAAGTATGCGGAAGTGAGCGAAGATGATCCTCTTGAGGACTTCGACCCTGATATTTCAGCAATGGGTGAAATGATGGAAAAGCGGTTTGATTTCGAAGACCAACTGATTCAACTCATCACTGAAAGCCTCATGAAGCCACCGGGCGCTTAG
- the rpoC gene encoding DNA-directed RNA polymerase subunit beta', translating into MKDLLKFLKAQHKTEEFDAIKIGLASPDMIRSWSFGEVKKPETINYRTFKPERDGLFCARIFGPVKDYECLCGKYKRLKHRGVICEKCGVEVTQTKVRRERMGHIELASPVAHIWFLKSLPSRIGLLMDMPLRDIERVLYFESYIVIEPGMTNLERGQMLTEEQYLDSLEEWGDEFDARMGAEAVKALLVNMDLNAEIELMREELEETNSETKRKKLTKRLKLVEAFVQSGNNPEWMVLEVLPVLPPDLRPLVPLDGGRFATSDLNDLYRRVINRNNRLKRLLDLAAPDIIVRNEKRMLQESVDALLDNGRRGRAITGSNKRPLKSLADMIKGKQGRFRQNLLGKRVDYSGRSVITVGPYLRLHQCGLPKKMALELFKPFIYSKLETRGLATTIKAAKKMVEREEAVVWDILDEVIREHPVMLNRAPTLHRLGIQAFEPVLIEGKAIQLHPLVCAAYNADFDGDQMAVHLPLTLEAQLEARALMMSTNNILSPASGDPIIVPSQDVVLGLYYMTRDKINAKGEGMYLASPAEAEKAYRTGNAALHSRVKVRITEHSKDEQGNEVSETKLVDTTVGRAMLWAIVPKGLPFELVNQALGKKQISNLLNTCYRVLGLKDTVVFADQIMYTGFAYAAMSGVSVGIDDMVVPEAKYTKIAEAEAEVAEIQEQFQSGLVTAGERYNKVIDIWATANEQVAKAMMDNLSSETVINRDGEEEEQKSFNSVYMMADSGARGSAAQIRQLAGMRGLMAKPDGSIIETPITANFREGLNVLQYFISTHGARKGLADTALKTANSGYLTRRLVDVAQDVVITSDDCGTHAGITMTALVEGGDVKEPLGTRVLGRVVAEDVIKPGTENEVLAPRNTLLDEKWCDILEENSVDQVKVRSVVTCDNDFGCCKFCYGRDLARGHMVNTGEAVGVIAAQSIGEPGTQLTMRTFHIGGAASRAAAESSIQVKNNGSMKLHNAKFVTNNEGKLVITSRASELTIVDEFGRTKESYKLPYGTILNKVNDEAVKSGETIANWDPHTMPIITEVEGRLQFVDMIDGVTVSRQTDELTGLSSVVVLDAAERASAGKDMRPTIKLVDENGHDVMIPGTDMPAQYFLPGKAIVQLDDGANVGIGDTLSRIPQESGGTKDITGGLPRVADLFEARKPKEPAILAEITGAVSFGKETKGKRRLIITPMDGSPYEEMIPKHRQLNVFEGEKVEKGDVIADGPEAPHDILRLRGVHAVAEYIVNEVQEVYRLQGVKINDKHIETIIRQMLRKVTISASGDSEFLEGEQLEYSRVKIANRQLEAEGKQPALFERDLLGITKASLATESFISAASFQETTRVLTEAAVSGKRDELRGLKENVIVGRLIPAGTGFAYHQDRQRKRDAELEPEVPQVDAEQASQDLAALLNAGLGGDN; encoded by the coding sequence GTGAAAGACTTACTTAAGTTTCTGAAAGCACAACATAAGACTGAAGAATTTGACGCGATCAAAATCGGTCTTGCTTCACCTGACATGATCCGTTCATGGTCTTTTGGTGAAGTTAAAAAACCAGAAACCATCAACTATCGAACTTTTAAGCCTGAGCGTGACGGTTTGTTCTGTGCACGTATCTTTGGCCCGGTTAAAGACTACGAGTGTTTGTGTGGTAAGTACAAGCGCCTGAAGCACCGTGGTGTAATTTGTGAAAAATGTGGCGTTGAAGTAACTCAGACCAAAGTACGTCGTGAGCGTATGGGTCACATTGAGCTTGCTTCTCCCGTTGCCCACATCTGGTTCCTGAAGTCGCTGCCTTCTCGTATCGGTTTGTTAATGGACATGCCGCTACGTGACATTGAGCGCGTACTGTACTTCGAATCATACATCGTTATCGAACCAGGTATGACCAACCTCGAGCGCGGCCAAATGCTGACTGAAGAGCAGTACTTGGACTCTCTTGAAGAGTGGGGCGATGAATTCGACGCACGTATGGGTGCAGAAGCGGTTAAAGCACTTTTGGTCAACATGGACCTTAATGCTGAAATCGAACTCATGCGTGAAGAGTTGGAAGAAACTAACTCTGAAACTAAGCGTAAGAAGCTAACTAAGCGTCTTAAGCTAGTTGAAGCTTTTGTCCAGTCTGGTAACAACCCAGAATGGATGGTACTGGAAGTACTGCCGGTTCTACCGCCAGATCTACGTCCACTCGTACCACTGGATGGCGGTCGTTTCGCAACGTCAGATCTCAACGATCTGTATCGTCGTGTTATCAACCGTAACAACCGTTTGAAGCGTCTTCTCGATCTTGCCGCACCAGACATTATCGTACGTAACGAAAAGCGTATGCTACAAGAGTCTGTTGATGCATTGCTTGATAACGGCCGTCGTGGCCGCGCGATCACGGGTTCTAACAAGCGTCCTCTTAAGTCGCTTGCAGACATGATCAAAGGTAAGCAAGGTCGTTTCCGTCAGAACCTGCTTGGTAAGCGTGTAGACTACTCTGGCCGTTCGGTAATCACCGTAGGTCCATACCTTCGTCTGCACCAGTGTGGTCTTCCTAAGAAGATGGCACTTGAGCTGTTTAAGCCATTCATCTACAGCAAGCTTGAAACGCGTGGTCTAGCGACAACGATTAAAGCCGCGAAGAAGATGGTAGAACGTGAAGAAGCGGTTGTTTGGGACATCCTAGACGAAGTTATTCGCGAACACCCAGTAATGCTTAACCGTGCACCAACACTGCACCGTTTGGGTATTCAGGCGTTCGAACCTGTGCTCATCGAAGGTAAAGCGATTCAGCTTCACCCGCTTGTGTGTGCGGCTTATAACGCCGACTTCGATGGGGACCAGATGGCGGTTCACTTGCCACTGACACTAGAAGCACAGCTTGAAGCACGTGCATTGATGATGTCGACAAATAACATTCTGTCGCCAGCATCAGGTGATCCTATCATCGTTCCTTCTCAGGACGTTGTCTTGGGTCTTTACTACATGACACGTGACAAGATTAACGCGAAGGGCGAAGGTATGTACCTTGCTAGCCCTGCAGAAGCAGAAAAAGCGTACCGTACAGGTAATGCTGCGCTGCACTCTCGCGTAAAAGTGCGTATCACAGAACACAGCAAAGATGAGCAGGGTAACGAAGTTAGTGAAACCAAATTGGTCGACACTACCGTTGGTCGTGCCATGCTGTGGGCAATCGTACCGAAAGGCCTGCCATTCGAACTTGTTAACCAAGCGCTGGGTAAGAAGCAGATCTCAAACCTGCTGAACACCTGTTACCGTGTACTTGGTCTGAAAGACACTGTTGTTTTTGCTGACCAAATTATGTACACCGGTTTCGCCTACGCAGCAATGTCTGGTGTGTCTGTTGGTATCGACGATATGGTTGTACCAGAGGCGAAATACACCAAGATTGCAGAAGCAGAAGCGGAAGTTGCTGAAATTCAAGAGCAGTTCCAATCTGGTCTGGTTACCGCAGGTGAGCGTTACAACAAAGTTATCGATATCTGGGCAACCGCGAACGAGCAAGTTGCTAAAGCGATGATGGATAACCTGTCTTCTGAAACCGTGATCAACCGTGATGGCGAAGAAGAAGAGCAGAAGTCATTCAACAGCGTATACATGATGGCCGATTCAGGTGCGCGTGGTTCTGCGGCACAGATTCGTCAGCTAGCGGGTATGCGTGGTCTGATGGCGAAGCCGGATGGCTCTATCATCGAAACACCGATCACAGCGAACTTCCGTGAAGGTCTGAACGTACTCCAGTACTTCATCTCTACTCACGGTGCTCGTAAAGGTCTAGCGGATACCGCACTGAAAACAGCGAACTCGGGTTACCTAACGCGTCGTCTTGTAGACGTAGCTCAAGACGTAGTTATCACATCGGATGATTGTGGTACGCATGCAGGTATTACCATGACTGCGCTTGTTGAGGGTGGTGATGTTAAAGAGCCGCTAGGTACTCGCGTACTAGGTCGTGTGGTTGCAGAAGATGTCATCAAACCAGGTACAGAGAACGAAGTGCTTGCACCTCGCAACACCCTTCTTGATGAGAAGTGGTGTGACATCCTGGAAGAGAACTCTGTTGACCAAGTTAAAGTCCGTTCGGTCGTAACGTGTGACAATGACTTCGGTTGTTGTAAGTTCTGTTATGGTCGTGACCTAGCGCGTGGCCACATGGTGAACACAGGTGAAGCCGTTGGTGTTATCGCAGCACAGTCAATCGGTGAGCCGGGTACACAGCTAACCATGCGTACGTTCCACATTGGTGGTGCGGCATCGCGTGCAGCAGCAGAGAGCAGCATTCAGGTTAAGAACAATGGTTCTATGAAGCTGCACAATGCGAAGTTCGTTACCAACAACGAAGGTAAGCTAGTGATCACCTCGCGTGCATCTGAGCTAACTATCGTTGATGAGTTCGGTCGTACGAAGGAGAGCTATAAGCTTCCTTACGGTACTATCTTGAACAAGGTAAATGACGAAGCTGTTAAGTCTGGTGAAACGATCGCTAACTGGGATCCGCACACCATGCCAATCATCACTGAGGTAGAAGGTCGTCTACAGTTCGTTGATATGATCGACGGCGTGACGGTTTCTCGCCAAACGGATGAGCTAACAGGTCTATCTTCAGTGGTAGTACTTGATGCAGCTGAGCGTGCAAGTGCTGGTAAAGACATGCGTCCTACCATTAAGTTGGTTGATGAGAATGGTCACGATGTGATGATTCCGGGTACCGACATGCCTGCGCAGTACTTCCTACCTGGTAAAGCGATTGTCCAGTTGGATGATGGTGCTAACGTAGGTATTGGTGACACCCTATCTCGTATTCCTCAGGAATCTGGCGGTACGAAGGATATCACCGGTGGTCTACCTCGCGTTGCTGACTTGTTCGAAGCACGTAAGCCAAAAGAGCCTGCAATCCTTGCGGAAATCACGGGTGCAGTATCGTTCGGTAAAGAGACTAAAGGTAAGCGTCGTTTAATCATCACACCAATGGACGGTTCGCCGTACGAAGAGATGATTCCAAAGCATCGTCAGCTTAACGTTTTCGAAGGTGAAAAAGTTGAGAAGGGTGATGTGATTGCCGATGGTCCAGAAGCACCTCATGACATTCTCCGTCTACGTGGTGTTCACGCGGTAGCTGAGTACATCGTTAACGAAGTACAGGAAGTTTACCGTCTGCAAGGCGTTAAGATTAACGACAAGCACATCGAGACGATCATTCGTCAGATGCTACGTAAGGTAACTATCTCTGCTTCTGGTGACTCTGAGTTCCTAGAAGGTGAGCAGCTAGAGTACTCTCGCGTGAAGATTGCTAACCGTCAGCTAGAAGCTGAAGGCAAGCAGCCTGCACTGTTTGAGCGTGACCTACTAGGTATTACTAAAGCGTCACTTGCGACCGAGTCGTTCATCTCAGCGGCATCGTTCCAGGAAACAACGCGCGTACTAACCGAAGCGGCAGTATCTGGTAAGCGTGATGAGCTACGTGGTCTGAAAGAGAACGTTATCGTGGGTCGTCTGATCCCAGCGGGTACCGGTTTCGCTTACCACCAAGATCGTCAACGCAAACGTGACGCAGAACTGGAGCCAGAAGTACCACAAGTTGATGCAGAGCAAGCCTCTCAAGACTTGGCAGCACTTCTGAATGCAGGTCTAGGTGGCGATAACTAA